A genomic region of Zea mays cultivar B73 chromosome 6, Zm-B73-REFERENCE-NAM-5.0, whole genome shotgun sequence contains the following coding sequences:
- the LOC100274732 gene encoding uncharacterized protein LOC100274732, producing MASSDGQTEAAAPSVPKNPAMASCRKKKTDDATFLEDLKDHIDEFIHASMDEHKTCFKKTIQKMFGMSKAVAERSAAEAKEAGVESALPLQTSVSQ from the exons ATGGCTTCAAGTGATGGTCAAACAGAAGCTGCGGCCCCATCTGTCCCCAAAAACCCTGCTATGGCATCATGCCGGAAGAAGAAAACAGATGATGCTACCTTCCTCGAAGATCTGAAAGACCACATCGATGAGTTCATCCATGCCTCCATGGATGAGCACAAGACCTGCTTTAAGAAGACGATCCAGAAG ATGTTTGGGATGTCGAAGGCTGTTGCAGAGAGATCCGCGGCAGAAGCGAAGGAAGCTGGAGTTGAAAGTGCTTTGCCACTTCAGACCAGTGTCTCGCAGTAG